In Gadus chalcogrammus isolate NIFS_2021 chromosome 11, NIFS_Gcha_1.0, whole genome shotgun sequence, a single window of DNA contains:
- the gdf6a gene encoding growth/differentiation factor 6-A has product MNASRVVTIYLLFVFLWNIPCFQSAAVISPSTQRRNKGGRAPHPDAERSSKLLLREMFSSSPVTDHLREDLKYAVVPHDYMISIYRTYSAAEKLGLNASFFLSSKSANTITSFVDRGADDPLHSPLRRQRYLFDVSALSDKEELVGAELRIFRKASTEVQVPATGPYNLQLYPCRSERPLHSRSLDPLDSRKPGWEVMDVWDMFKDHPRSATGKPAPLCFHLKVTLGRSDTEVDLRQLGLDRTGRPQQEKAILVVYARSKKRENLFNEMKEKIKSRGSGKEEEEEDRGLQLKARRRRRTALNNRHGKRHGKKTKSRCSKKALHVNFKELGWDDWIIAPLDYEAYHCEGVCDFPLRSHLEPTNHAIIQTLMNSMDPNSTPPSCCVPTKLSPISILYIDSGNNVVYKQYEDMVVEQCGCR; this is encoded by the exons ATGAACGCATCTCGAGTGGTGACGATTTACTTGCTCTTTGTTTTCCTCTGGAATATACCATGTTTTCAGTCCGCTGCTGTTATTTCTCCTTCCACGCAGAGGAGGAACAAGGGAGGCAGAGCGCCCCATCCTGACGCGGAGAGATCATCCAAGTTGTTACTGCGAGAGatgttctcctcttctcccgtCACGGACCATCTCCGTGAAGACTTGAAGTACGCCGTGGTGCCCCACGACTATATGATTTCCATATACAGGACCTATTCCGCCGCGGAGAAACTGGGACTAAACGCcagcttcttcctctcctctaaaTCTGCCAACACCATCACAAGTTTTGTGGACCGTGGAGCAG ACGATCCTTTGCACTCTCCTCTGCGACGACAACGCTATCTGTTTGATGTCTCGGCACTTTCAGACAAAGAGGAGCTCGTCGGAGCGGAGTTGAGGATATTTAGAAAAGCGTCCACGGAAGTCCAGGTCCCAGCGACGGGCCCATACAACCTCCAGCTGTACCCGTGTCGCTCGGAAAGACCCCTGCACTCCAGATCCCTGGATCCGCTGGATTCCAGAAAACCGGGATGGGAGGTTATGGACGTGTGGGACATGTTTAAAGACCATCCGCGTTCTGCCACGGGGAAGCCAGCCCCGCTTTGTTTCCACCTCAAGGTCACCCTCGGTCGGTCCGACACGGAGGTGGACCTGCGGCAGCTGGGACTGGACCGGACCGGCCGCCCCCAGCAGGAGAAGGCCATCCTCGTGGTCTACGCCAGGTCCAAGAAGAGGGAGAATCTTTTCAATGAAATGAAAGAGAAAATCAAGTCGCGGGGCTcaggcaaggaggaggaggaggaggacaggggccTCCAGTTAAAAGCCCGCCGCAGACGGAGGACTGCTTTGAATAACCGCCATGGGAAGAGACACGGGAAGAAGACGAAATCGAGATGCAGCAAAAAGGCGCTGCACGTTAATTTCAAGGAGCTCGGCTGGGACGACTGGATCATCGCACCCTTAGATTACGAAGCGTACCACTGCGAGGGGGTGTGCGATTTCCCCCTGAGGTCGCACCTGGAGCCCACCAACCACGCCATCATCCAGACCCTCATGAACTCCATGGACCCCAACAGCACGCCGCCTAGCTGCTGCGTCCCGACCAAGCTCAGTCCGATCAGCATCCTTTACATCGACTCGGGCAACAACGTGGTGTATAAGCAGTACGAGGACATGGTGGTGGAGCAGTGTGGATGCAGGTAG